One window of the Penaeus monodon isolate SGIC_2016 chromosome 1, NSTDA_Pmon_1, whole genome shotgun sequence genome contains the following:
- the LOC119576390 gene encoding basic salivary proline-rich protein 3-like gives MFDILGYLLIGRETRSARAYDAPGGEPMGDPLWTVTKGSKAETQGTGETARVLLHRAKKTGARPGKTRSWPRKGPTPKTPGDEQGPRARPTGTDSWSDNPENGTRTKEGENSGPSPRRKHGSTNGPQQAPKVLNWLGPGDPKPRGPPSKCTRAATSDPRTRRRQHAAKARGGDPKPGCPHDLARSAGPYQPTRGKRGVQGAQPASSRRTGKKGDIPHPHTAPGPVEAAQAKTGRNPRAPGSPKRPQAPSQTPGGSM, from the exons ATGTTTGACATTCTG GGTTATCTCCTTATAG gAAGGGAAACAAGATCAGCGAGGGCCTACGATGCTCCTGGAGGCGAGCCCATGGGGGACCCAttgt ggactgttacaaaaggcagcAAGGCGGAGACCCAAGGCACGGGGGAAACGGCCAGGGTTTtgctccatagagcaaaaaagaCAGGAGCAAGGCCGGGGAAAACACGCAGCTGGCCTCGCAAGGGACCGACACCCAAAACGCCGGGGGACGAGCAGGGGCCCCGTGCCAGACCAACCGGCACTgactcctggtctgacaacccagagaatgGGACACGCACCAAGGAGGGGGAAAATTCGGGAccaagtcctcgccgcaagcatggatcgacgaacGGGCCCCAACAGGCCCCAAAGGTCCTGAACTGGCTGGGGCCAGGAGACCCCAAGCCTAGGGGCCCGCCCAGCAAATgcacaagagccgccacaagtgacccaaggACCAGAAGGAGGCAACACGCGGCAAAGGCAAGGGGCGGGGACCCAAAGCCAGGGTGCCCGCACGACTTGGCTAGGAGCGCGGGCCCCTACCAGCcaacaagggggaaaaggggggtgcaaGGGGCACAGCCGGCCTCATCCCGAAGAACAGGGAAGAAGGGCGacataccccacccacacacagcaccCGGACCAGTAGAGGCTGCCCAGGCCAAAACGGGGCGGAATCCCCGAGCCCCAGGATCTCCCAAGCGACCCCAGGCACCCAGTCAAACGCCCggggggtcgatgtag